One region of Rhodospirillaceae bacterium genomic DNA includes:
- a CDS encoding DNA-directed RNA polymerase subunit omega, producing the protein MARVTVEDCVQRIPNRFELVMMAAQRAREVSAGAPITIDRDNDKNPVVALREIADETVVLAALTDNLITGLQRHVENDEPEEEGTGFGTGAGDLLAEMQQAQISDDEAEEADMTIDGEFEDAAEADDGN; encoded by the coding sequence ATGGCGCGCGTAACAGTCGAAGATTGCGTTCAACGTATCCCCAACCGTTTTGAGCTGGTCATGATGGCCGCCCAGCGGGCCCGCGAGGTTTCGGCCGGCGCGCCGATCACGATCGATCGCGACAATGACAAGAACCCGGTTGTCGCCTTGCGCGAGATCGCTGACGAGACCGTGGTGCTGGCTGCCCTCACCGACAACCTCATCACCGGCCTGCAGCGCCATGTCGAAAATGACGAGCCGGAAGAAGAAGGTACCGGCTTTGGCACCGGGGCCGGCGATCTGCTGGCCGAAATGCAGCAGGCGCAGATTTCCGATGACGAGGCCGAAGAGGCCGACATGACCATCGACGGCGAGTTCGAGGATGCCGCGGAGGCCGATGACGGCAACTGA
- the folK gene encoding 2-amino-4-hydroxy-6-hydroxymethyldihydropteridine diphosphokinase, producing the protein MNPLLGGIYIGLGANLPSAAGNPVATLEKAVADITAAGIAVLRRAPWYESAPVPRADDQPWYVNGVIEVATDLGPAALLDLLQGLEAQSGRIRAGANAPRPLDLDIIAYRDLVQTGPNPPILPHPRMASRAFVLLPLQAIAPDWRHPVSGRHVGDLVATLPVDQEIRLL; encoded by the coding sequence ATGAATCCATTGCTGGGCGGTATCTATATCGGGCTTGGCGCCAATCTGCCGAGTGCCGCGGGCAATCCGGTGGCAACGCTGGAAAAGGCGGTGGCCGACATCACGGCCGCCGGCATCGCGGTTCTGCGCCGCGCCCCCTGGTATGAATCGGCGCCGGTCCCCCGCGCCGATGACCAGCCCTGGTATGTGAACGGCGTCATCGAAGTCGCGACCGACCTCGGCCCGGCGGCGTTGCTCGACCTCCTCCAGGGGCTGGAGGCGCAAAGCGGACGGATTCGCGCAGGTGCCAATGCGCCCCGCCCACTCGATCTCGACATCATCGCCTATCGCGACCTGGTCCAGACGGGGCCAAATCCACCGATTCTGCCGCATCCCCGCATGGCGTCGCGGGCCTTCGTGCTCCTGCCACTGCAGGCGATTGCGCCGGATTGGCGCCATCCGGTCAGCGGCAGGCATGTCGGCGATCTTGTTGCAACCCTGCCGGTTGATCAGGAAATCCGTTTGCTTTGA
- a CDS encoding NYN domain-containing protein encodes MALRFYAQERVGLFIDGANLHAAARALGFDIDYKRLLKHFQEQCRLIRAFYYTALVEDQEYSPLRPLVDWLDYNGFTMVTKPTKEFTDAMGRRKIKGNMDIELAIDVLEMSAHLDHVVLFSGDGDFRRLVEAVQRRGVRVSVVSTVRSNPPMVADELRRQADMFVELEDLASIVARAHNPRTTAPREAPKEQPARETPEDAPSSS; translated from the coding sequence ATGGCCCTTCGCTTCTACGCCCAGGAACGGGTTGGTCTCTTCATTGATGGCGCCAATCTGCATGCCGCAGCCCGCGCCCTTGGTTTCGACATCGACTACAAGCGCCTGCTGAAGCATTTCCAGGAACAATGCCGGCTGATCCGGGCCTTCTATTACACCGCCTTGGTGGAAGACCAGGAATATTCGCCGCTCCGCCCCCTGGTCGATTGGCTGGATTACAACGGCTTCACCATGGTCACGAAGCCGACCAAGGAATTCACCGACGCCATGGGCCGCCGCAAGATCAAGGGCAATATGGATATCGAGCTCGCGATCGACGTCCTCGAAATGTCGGCCCATCTCGACCACGTCGTCCTGTTCTCCGGCGATGGCGATTTCCGCCGCCTGGTCGAAGCCGTGCAGCGCCGTGGCGTCCGTGTTTCAGTAGTCTCCACCGTGCGCTCGAACCCGCCGATGGTGGCGGATGAATTGCGCCGCCAGGCCGACATGTTCGTGGAACTCGAGGATCTGGCCTCGATCGTCGCCCGGGCGCATAACCCGCGCACCACGGCGCCGCGCGAGGCGCCCAAGGAACAGCCGGCCCGCGAGACGCCGGAAGACGCGCCCAGCAGCAGCTGA
- a CDS encoding uracil-DNA glycosylase: MSAASLPAEPAPDCPLCPRLAAFRADNQHKLPDYFNAPVPAFGDAKPKFLIIGLAPGLHGANRTGRPFTGDWAGDLLFATLLDLGLAKGIYDERPDDGLTLKGCRIVNGVRCVPPQNKPLPAEIKTCNTFLKAEIAASPARCYLALGSIAHDAALMALGEKRSAFKFGHNRRHDLSDGRILIDSYHCSRYNTNTGVLTPKMFREAMAHVKEVAGL, translated from the coding sequence ATGTCAGCTGCGTCTCTCCCGGCCGAGCCAGCGCCTGATTGTCCGCTGTGCCCACGCCTCGCCGCATTCCGCGCCGATAACCAGCACAAGCTGCCGGATTATTTCAATGCGCCGGTACCGGCCTTCGGGGATGCAAAGCCCAAATTCCTGATCATCGGCCTCGCCCCAGGCCTGCACGGCGCCAACCGCACCGGGCGACCTTTCACCGGCGACTGGGCGGGCGATCTGCTGTTCGCGACATTGCTTGATCTGGGTCTTGCCAAGGGCATCTATGACGAACGCCCCGATGACGGGTTGACCCTCAAAGGCTGCCGCATCGTCAACGGTGTGCGCTGTGTCCCGCCGCAGAACAAGCCGCTGCCGGCCGAAATCAAGACCTGTAACACGTTCCTCAAAGCCGAAATCGCCGCTTCACCGGCGCGCTGCTATCTGGCGCTCGGATCCATCGCCCACGACGCGGCGCTGATGGCCCTGGGCGAAAAGCGCAGCGCCTTCAAATTCGGCCACAATCGCCGCCATGATTTGAGCGATGGCCGCATCCTGATCGATAGCTATCACTGCTCCCGCTACAACACGAACACCGGCGTGCTGACACCCAAGATGTTCCGTGAAGCGATGGCGCATGTGAAGGAAGTGGCGGGATTGTAA
- the smpB gene encoding SsrA-binding protein SmpB translates to MARDISTNKFAAQNRKARHDYSISDEIEAGIALMGSEVKSLRLGRCSIAEAFAAERDGEFWLLNAHFPEYEAANRFNHEPGRPRKLLLKKREVIKLTNATQRDGVTIVPLSIYFNERGRAKCNLGIAKGRRQVDKRAAIKDRDWKRDQSRMLRNRGGD, encoded by the coding sequence ATGGCGCGTGACATCTCGACCAACAAGTTCGCGGCGCAGAACCGCAAGGCACGCCACGACTATTCGATCAGCGACGAGATCGAGGCCGGCATCGCCTTGATGGGGTCCGAGGTGAAGTCCCTGCGCCTTGGCCGCTGCTCTATCGCCGAAGCCTTCGCCGCCGAACGTGATGGCGAGTTCTGGCTGCTGAATGCTCATTTCCCGGAATATGAGGCGGCCAACCGCTTCAACCATGAGCCGGGTCGGCCCAGGAAGCTGCTGCTGAAAAAACGCGAAGTCATCAAGCTCACAAACGCGACGCAGCGCGACGGCGTCACCATCGTACCGCTTTCGATCTATTTCAACGAACGCGGCCGCGCCAAATGCAATCTCGGCATTGCCAAGGGCCGCCGGCAGGTCGACAAGCGCGCCGCGATCAAGGACCGCGACTGGAAACGCGACCAGAGCCGCATGCTCCGGAACCGCGGCGGGGATTGA
- a CDS encoding 4-hydroxy-tetrahydrodipicolinate synthase: MFKGSMTALVTPFRNNAVDEAAFQKFVDWQIKEGIDGIVPVGTTGECPTVSHEEHHRIVELAVEVAKGRVPVIAGTGSNSTAEAIDLTRHAEKAGASAALVVLPYYNRPTPEGQYQHFKAIHDATNLPIIIYNVPPRSAVDMSIDTMARCATLPRVIGVKDATADLARPARTRIAIGADFCQLSGEDATALPFLVQGGVGCISVTSNVAPKLTAQMHAAWRAGDLARAMEINERLMPLNDAMFCETSPGPVKYALSLMGHIQPDVRLPLAPISDASKQKVEVALKKVGLIGQ, from the coding sequence ATGTTCAAGGGTTCGATGACCGCTCTGGTCACGCCGTTCCGCAACAATGCGGTGGACGAGGCTGCGTTCCAGAAATTCGTCGATTGGCAGATCAAGGAAGGCATTGACGGCATCGTGCCGGTCGGCACCACCGGCGAATGCCCGACCGTGAGCCATGAAGAGCATCACCGCATCGTCGAACTGGCGGTCGAGGTGGCCAAGGGCCGCGTCCCCGTCATCGCCGGTACCGGCTCCAATTCCACGGCCGAGGCGATCGACCTCACGCGTCATGCCGAGAAAGCCGGCGCCAGTGCCGCTCTCGTCGTCCTGCCCTATTACAACCGGCCGACGCCGGAAGGCCAGTACCAGCATTTCAAGGCAATCCACGATGCCACCAACCTGCCGATCATCATCTACAACGTGCCGCCGCGCAGCGCCGTCGACATGTCGATCGACACCATGGCGCGTTGCGCAACGCTGCCGCGCGTGATCGGCGTCAAGGATGCGACCGCGGATCTCGCCCGGCCCGCGCGCACCCGCATCGCCATCGGCGCCGATTTCTGCCAGCTCTCCGGCGAGGATGCGACCGCTCTGCCGTTCCTGGTACAGGGTGGTGTTGGCTGCATCTCGGTCACCTCGAATGTGGCGCCGAAGCTCACCGCGCAGATGCATGCCGCCTGGCGTGCCGGCGATCTTGCCCGCGCCATGGAAATCAACGAACGCCTGATGCCGCTCAATGATGCGATGTTCTGCGAAACCAGCCCCGGTCCGGTGAAGTACGCGCTCTCGCTCATGGGGCATATCCAGCCGGATGTACGCCTGCCACTGGCGCCGATTTCGGACGCCTCCAAGCAAAAGGTCGAGGTGGCGTTGAAGAAGGTCGGCCTGATCGGCCAATAG
- a CDS encoding lytic transglycosylase domain-containing protein codes for MPLSLLSRLIWLSLAAFFCLSLWVPQVRADEVTLSAKDKKLYQQAFQAIEKDRWKEARRLADLAKDPHLAKVIQWLDLSRPGPGRSFDEMTSFLKANPDWPLRDTLTAQAERSMHDFYPTASVLAWFGERDPLTAQGALKLVGALRADGQVERARKVAILAWTTEDFTADIEKVFLQRFGDMLTMADHVVRLDRLLWEDKRDQALRMLKRVDTGHAALASARMRLQDKKISPDAVGSLVPLELRDDAGLIYEMARAWRKKGQIERALAVLDPPPANVTRPDLMWDELYRAARELLANGDVSAAYRLAAAHNSDTGDAFVEGEWFAGWVALRYLDEPEVATKHFTNLYNGAKSVISKTRAAYWIGRSAEAKGDMAAATDWYRNAAKNLSVYYGQLAAARLTDPKHLVLDSGIRPSAAEKASFAKLELVKVVRLLGKVGEEQRIRPFLMTMTARATKATDYALLASLAKSVKRDDLAIAVAKEARQKGHELSEYLFPTIKLPAGQAPEPALVLAIIKQESAFDAKVSSPAGAMGLMQLMPSTARPLAKQLGVKKLQEKKLITDPSFNVRLGKLYLEQLINRFNGSYIMAVAAYNAGPSRVRDWVILYGDPRLPETDAIDWVENIPFNETRNYVQRVMENLQIYRSRLSEGGALIALEDDLNRPAIN; via the coding sequence ATGCCCCTTTCCCTGCTTTCGCGCCTGATCTGGCTCAGCCTTGCCGCCTTCTTTTGCCTCTCCCTTTGGGTGCCGCAGGTCCGCGCGGACGAGGTTACCCTCAGCGCCAAGGACAAGAAGCTCTACCAGCAGGCGTTCCAGGCGATCGAAAAGGATCGTTGGAAGGAGGCGCGCCGCCTCGCCGACTTGGCCAAGGACCCGCATCTCGCCAAGGTCATTCAATGGCTCGATCTCTCGCGCCCGGGGCCCGGCCGCTCCTTCGACGAGATGACCAGCTTCCTCAAGGCCAATCCCGACTGGCCGCTGCGCGACACGCTGACCGCCCAGGCTGAGCGGTCCATGCACGACTTCTACCCGACGGCCTCGGTGCTGGCCTGGTTTGGCGAACGCGATCCGCTGACCGCCCAGGGCGCCCTGAAGCTCGTCGGCGCGCTCCGCGCTGACGGCCAGGTCGAGCGCGCCCGCAAGGTTGCCATCTTGGCCTGGACTACCGAGGATTTTACCGCCGACATCGAGAAGGTGTTCCTGCAGCGCTTTGGCGACATGCTGACCATGGCCGATCATGTGGTCAGGCTCGACCGATTGCTGTGGGAGGACAAGCGCGACCAGGCCCTGCGTATGCTGAAGCGGGTGGATACCGGCCATGCAGCGCTCGCCAGCGCAAGAATGCGCCTGCAGGACAAGAAGATCTCGCCCGATGCGGTCGGCAGTCTGGTGCCGCTGGAACTGCGCGACGATGCCGGCCTTATCTATGAAATGGCGCGCGCCTGGCGCAAGAAAGGCCAGATCGAGCGCGCACTCGCCGTGCTCGACCCGCCGCCCGCCAACGTCACCCGCCCCGATCTGATGTGGGACGAACTCTACCGCGCCGCACGCGAACTGCTCGCCAATGGCGATGTCAGCGCCGCCTATCGCCTCGCCGCCGCGCACAATTCAGATACCGGCGACGCCTTTGTCGAAGGGGAGTGGTTCGCCGGCTGGGTGGCACTGCGCTATCTCGACGAGCCCGAGGTGGCGACGAAGCATTTCACCAATCTCTATAACGGCGCCAAATCGGTCATCAGCAAGACCCGGGCTGCCTATTGGATCGGCCGCTCCGCCGAGGCCAAGGGCGATATGGCGGCCGCCACCGACTGGTACCGCAACGCCGCCAAGAATCTCAGCGTCTATTATGGCCAGCTCGCGGCGGCCCGCCTCACCGACCCAAAGCATCTTGTGCTCGACAGCGGCATTCGGCCGAGCGCCGCGGAAAAGGCGTCCTTTGCCAAGCTGGAACTGGTCAAGGTGGTTCGGTTGCTCGGCAAGGTCGGCGAAGAACAGCGCATCCGCCCCTTCCTCATGACCATGACGGCTCGTGCCACCAAGGCGACCGATTACGCGCTTCTCGCCAGCCTTGCCAAATCCGTGAAGCGCGACGATCTTGCCATCGCCGTCGCCAAGGAAGCCCGCCAGAAGGGCCATGAACTCTCGGAATATCTGTTCCCGACCATCAAGCTGCCGGCGGGTCAGGCCCCGGAACCGGCGCTGGTGCTGGCCATCATCAAGCAGGAGAGCGCCTTCGACGCCAAGGTGAGCTCGCCGGCCGGCGCCATGGGCCTGATGCAGCTGATGCCCTCGACCGCCCGGCCGCTCGCCAAGCAATTGGGCGTCAAGAAGCTGCAGGAGAAGAAGCTCATCACCGATCCGAGCTTCAACGTCCGCCTCGGCAAGCTTTATCTCGAACAGCTGATCAACCGGTTCAACGGCTCCTACATCATGGCGGTGGCCGCCTATAACGCCGGCCCCAGCCGGGTGCGCGACTGGGTCATCCTCTATGGCGATCCGCGCTTGCCGGAAACCGATGCGATCGATTGGGTCGAGAACATTCCCTTCAACGAAACGCGCAACTATGTGCAGCGCGTGATGGAGAATCTGCAGATCTATCGCAGCCGCCTGTCGGAAGGCGGTGCCCTCATCGCCCTCGAAGACGATCTCAACCGACCCGCCATCAACTAA
- a CDS encoding threonine/serine dehydratase, whose amino-acid sequence MSTDPPSTKDSQFEPASGSRRRLRGAGSGCPGGCPRLRGRAVVTPLLDYPLISSRLGFRLLIKAETLQLTGSFKFRGAGNCLLAAKAADPALRAVVAFSSGNHAQGVAAAAQMLGLKATIVMPSDAPAIKVANTKGFGAEVVLYERHREDREAIARAIAEKDQALMVPPYDNPFIIAGQGTVGLELCAQAAALGVTPDMVLAPCSGGGLIAGVALAVKEQHPRAEIYAAEPAGFDDLQRSLAAGERLANKPGKPSICDALMAERPGALTFPIHQKLLAGSKVVSDDQVLDAMGFALRHLKLVVEPGGAAALAAVLATRNTLAGKNVVVVCSGGNADPEMIKRAADRDDPLAS is encoded by the coding sequence ATCTCAACCGACCCGCCATCAACTAAGGATTCCCAATTTGAGCCAGCCTCAGGCAGTCGACGCCGCCTTCGCGGCGCAGGCAGCGGATGTCCGGGCGGCTGCCCGCGGCTGCGCGGCCGCGCCGTCGTTACCCCCTTGCTGGACTATCCCTTGATCAGCTCAAGGCTCGGCTTTCGGCTGCTCATCAAGGCGGAAACGCTCCAGCTCACAGGCTCATTCAAGTTCCGTGGGGCTGGCAACTGCCTGCTGGCGGCAAAGGCTGCGGACCCGGCTTTGCGTGCCGTGGTCGCCTTTTCGTCCGGCAATCATGCCCAGGGCGTTGCCGCGGCAGCACAGATGCTGGGTCTCAAGGCCACTATCGTCATGCCGTCGGATGCACCGGCGATCAAGGTCGCCAACACCAAGGGCTTCGGCGCCGAGGTGGTACTCTACGAGCGCCACAGGGAAGACCGCGAGGCGATCGCCCGTGCCATCGCGGAAAAGGACCAGGCGCTCATGGTGCCGCCTTATGACAACCCCTTCATCATTGCAGGGCAAGGCACCGTCGGCCTTGAGCTTTGTGCGCAGGCGGCAGCCCTCGGCGTGACGCCGGATATGGTGCTGGCGCCGTGCAGCGGCGGCGGCCTCATTGCCGGCGTGGCGCTGGCCGTCAAGGAACAGCATCCCCGGGCTGAGATCTACGCGGCCGAGCCAGCGGGCTTCGATGATCTGCAGAGGTCGCTGGCGGCCGGCGAACGCCTGGCCAACAAGCCCGGCAAACCTTCGATCTGCGATGCCCTGATGGCGGAAAGGCCGGGCGCTCTCACCTTCCCGATCCATCAGAAGCTGCTGGCGGGTTCAAAGGTCGTGAGCGACGATCAAGTGCTGGATGCGATGGGCTTTGCGCTCCGGCATCTCAAATTGGTGGTTGAGCCGGGTGGCGCCGCGGCACTTGCGGCCGTCCTCGCCACACGCAACACGCTTGCCGGAAAGAATGTGGTGGTGGTCTGTTCGGGTGGCAATGCCGACCCGGAAATGATCAAGCGGGCCGCCGACAGGGACGACCCGCTTGCCTCATAA
- a CDS encoding polymer-forming cytoskeletal protein encodes MFSKVNKSGQPGAVHDSPHPSVKAGIPSIISADLRITGDLVCSGDVQIDGWVEGDIQSRNITIGEGATVQGGLQAESVRICGLVNGEVRADMVVLEKTARVTGDILHKSLAIEQGAYLEGMCRRTDTHPVTAVATSVEPVKDMVKDVVEKKAVSG; translated from the coding sequence ATGTTTTCAAAGGTTAACAAATCCGGTCAACCAGGCGCGGTCCATGATTCACCGCACCCCTCGGTAAAAGCCGGCATTCCCTCGATCATCAGCGCGGATCTGCGCATCACCGGCGATCTGGTCTGCAGCGGCGACGTGCAGATCGACGGCTGGGTGGAAGGCGATATCCAGAGCCGCAACATCACGATCGGCGAAGGCGCCACCGTGCAGGGCGGCCTGCAGGCCGAATCCGTGCGCATCTGCGGCCTGGTCAATGGCGAGGTTCGTGCCGACATGGTGGTGCTGGAAAAGACCGCCCGCGTGACAGGCGACATTCTGCACAAATCCCTGGCGATCGAGCAGGGCGCCTATCTTGAGGGCATGTGCCGCCGTACCGATACGCATCCGGTGACCGCGGTTGCGACCTCGGTCGAGCCGGTCAAGGACATGGTGAAGGACGTGGTCGAGAAGAAAGCCGTTTCCGGCTGA
- a CDS encoding peptidoglycan DD-metalloendopeptidase family protein: MAASLSRHFSPRELIVRSDGKIKYVRLSTRSQMVGAALFGGIAILSLATSIGLAMQQVTLHGRDIAVREAEGAYTGLLAEVADYFDQFKGSTGKLGDDEAYLLGLSGENAGMRDGLKSIATQIEGPAPLEGAVAGKSAQQGDDPLRAKLREALKNRLLAFDSDLKRIAARNQSLTNQIADLKSEIRGIEGDRRRMAAERDELTALLDQSRQSNGNLAVQVADLTGRLTTLRRDHQVATEQVASLTAKVSSLQGELQMAQASNADLSRQVAQTKLALTTVINQRNTLQLGRSDLGRTIDELREKVAAVQESQANFVASVTERTRNSLEEMEKTLVMTGLNVENMIAAAEMDGVGKGGPFLPDPATGADETEQKLLTNVATLDDEVARWEKMQVVLRSVPLAAPVDHYYISSGFGARVDPFNGARARHEGLDMVGTLRSDVLATAPGTVIHAGWKGNYGRVVEIDHGLGIVTLYAHLDSVAVKVGDVVDYRQLVGKLGSSGRSSGPHCHYEVRYNDKPLDPMGFLKAGRYVFKG; the protein is encoded by the coding sequence ATGGCCGCGTCTCTCTCCAGGCATTTCTCGCCGCGCGAACTGATCGTGCGCAGCGATGGCAAGATCAAATATGTGCGCCTTTCTACGCGCAGCCAGATGGTGGGCGCTGCCTTGTTCGGTGGCATCGCCATCCTGTCCCTGGCGACATCGATCGGCCTTGCCATGCAGCAGGTGACGTTGCATGGGCGCGACATCGCGGTGCGCGAAGCCGAGGGCGCCTATACCGGCCTGCTGGCCGAGGTCGCCGACTATTTCGACCAGTTCAAGGGCAGCACAGGCAAGCTCGGCGATGACGAAGCCTATCTGCTCGGCCTTTCCGGCGAGAATGCCGGCATGCGCGATGGCTTGAAATCGATCGCGACGCAGATCGAGGGTCCGGCGCCGCTGGAAGGCGCTGTCGCCGGCAAATCCGCGCAACAAGGCGACGACCCGCTGCGGGCCAAGCTGCGCGAGGCGTTGAAGAACCGGTTGCTCGCCTTCGACAGCGACCTGAAGCGCATTGCCGCACGCAACCAGTCCCTCACCAATCAGATCGCCGACCTCAAATCAGAGATTCGCGGCATCGAGGGCGATCGGCGCCGCATGGCGGCCGAACGCGATGAATTGACGGCCCTTCTCGACCAGAGTCGCCAGAGCAATGGCAACCTTGCCGTACAGGTCGCTGACCTGACCGGCCGCCTGACGACATTGCGGCGGGATCATCAGGTGGCCACCGAACAGGTGGCAAGCCTCACCGCCAAGGTCAGTTCGCTGCAGGGCGAGCTGCAGATGGCGCAGGCGAGCAATGCCGATCTCAGCCGCCAGGTGGCGCAGACCAAGCTGGCGCTGACGACGGTGATCAACCAGCGCAACACGCTGCAACTGGGCCGCTCGGACCTTGGCCGCACGATCGATGAATTGCGCGAGAAGGTCGCCGCCGTCCAGGAGAGCCAGGCCAATTTCGTGGCCAGCGTCACTGAGCGCACGCGCAACAGCCTTGAGGAAATGGAAAAGACCCTGGTGATGACCGGGCTCAACGTCGAGAACATGATCGCGGCGGCCGAGATGGACGGTGTCGGCAAGGGCGGTCCGTTCCTGCCGGATCCAGCGACGGGTGCCGATGAGACCGAGCAGAAGCTCCTGACCAATGTCGCGACCCTGGATGACGAAGTGGCGCGCTGGGAGAAGATGCAGGTCGTCCTGCGCTCGGTGCCGCTCGCGGCCCCCGTCGACCACTATTATATCTCAAGCGGCTTTGGCGCCCGGGTTGATCCGTTCAACGGCGCGCGGGCGCGCCATGAAGGTCTCGACATGGTGGGGACGCTCCGTTCCGACGTGCTGGCGACGGCACCGGGGACGGTCATCCATGCCGGCTGGAAAGGGAATTACGGCCGGGTTGTGGAAATCGATCATGGCCTTGGCATCGTTACGCTTTATGCCCATCTGGATTCGGTTGCCGTGAAGGTAGGGGATGTGGTGGACTACCGGCAATTGGTCGGCAAGCTCGGATCGTCCGGGCGCTCGTCCGGCCCGCATTGCCATTACGAAGTGCGCTACAACGACAAACCGCTCGATCCCATGGGCTTTCTCAAGGCAGGTCGCTATGTTTTCAAAGGTTAA
- the cysC gene encoding adenylyl-sulfate kinase, giving the protein MSKPVVRERDLMRIVIVGHVDHGKSTLVGRLFHDTGSLPDGKFEAIKAMCERRGMPFEWAFLMDAFQSERDQGITIDTAQIWFKTHLRDYTIIDAPGHREFIKNMITGASSAEAALMLIDAGQGIQQQSRLHAFLLNLLGVKQIAVLVNKMDLVDFSETRFDEIAREYSSYLGSLGIKANYIIPMAARDGDNIVAKSARTPWYQGPTLVEALDSFTPAAPLAALPLRLPIQDIYKFDDRRILAGRIASGRLKVGDTLLFSPSNKTAKVASLEGWSAPSARDAEAGQSVGVTLDEQLFIERGEIASHVETAPIETNVFKAKLFWLAKKPLQLGENYRLRLQTRDVNVVVESIVSLYDAESFSARPSDIVERNDIAEVILRSPALLALDGVESNPKTGRFVLSDGRNILAGGTIALEGYPDQRRLVTVRSSNLTEVAHGVTTAQRTLRNGHPGGVLWLTGLSGAGKSTIAMAVEQELFRRGFHVFVLDGDNVRRGLSANLGFAPEDRAENIRRIGEVAALFAESGQIVITAFISPYRTDRQRARQATESLAGDAGSADATTFHEIYIKADLATCEGRDPKGLYQKARAGEIAEFTGISAPYESPLAPELVVDTQKLTIADAVTSVVAYVESRFRRAG; this is encoded by the coding sequence ATGAGCAAGCCCGTGGTGAGAGAACGCGATCTGATGCGCATCGTCATCGTCGGCCATGTCGATCACGGCAAGTCGACCCTGGTCGGGCGCCTGTTCCATGACACCGGATCCTTGCCCGACGGCAAGTTCGAGGCGATCAAGGCGATGTGCGAGCGGCGCGGCATGCCGTTCGAATGGGCGTTCCTCATGGATGCGTTCCAGTCGGAGCGCGACCAGGGCATCACCATCGACACGGCGCAGATCTGGTTCAAGACGCATTTGCGCGACTACACGATCATCGATGCGCCGGGACATCGCGAATTCATCAAGAACATGATCACCGGCGCTTCGAGTGCCGAAGCCGCCCTGATGCTGATCGATGCGGGGCAGGGCATCCAGCAGCAATCAAGGCTGCATGCGTTCCTGCTCAATCTGCTCGGCGTGAAACAGATCGCCGTGCTGGTCAACAAGATGGATCTGGTTGATTTTTCGGAGACCCGCTTCGACGAAATCGCCCGCGAATACAGTTCCTATCTGGGTTCCCTCGGCATCAAAGCCAATTACATCATCCCGATGGCGGCTCGCGACGGCGACAACATCGTCGCCAAATCGGCGCGCACACCCTGGTACCAGGGGCCGACGCTGGTCGAGGCACTGGACAGCTTTACGCCCGCAGCGCCACTCGCGGCCCTGCCGCTGCGCCTGCCCATCCAGGATATCTACAAATTCGACGATCGCCGCATCCTCGCCGGCCGCATTGCCAGCGGCCGCCTCAAGGTGGGCGACACGCTGCTGTTCTCGCCCAGCAACAAGACGGCAAAGGTTGCCTCGCTGGAAGGCTGGTCGGCACCTTCGGCCAGGGATGCCGAGGCAGGACAGTCGGTTGGTGTGACACTCGACGAGCAGCTGTTCATCGAGCGCGGCGAGATCGCGAGCCATGTCGAGACGGCGCCGATTGAGACCAACGTGTTCAAGGCCAAGTTGTTCTGGCTGGCGAAAAAACCCCTGCAATTGGGCGAGAACTATCGCCTGCGGCTGCAGACGCGCGATGTCAACGTGGTGGTCGAAAGCATCGTCAGTCTCTATGACGCGGAGAGTTTCAGCGCGCGCCCGAGCGACATCGTCGAGCGCAATGACATTGCCGAAGTGATCCTGCGCTCGCCGGCTTTGCTGGCGCTGGACGGGGTCGAGAGCAATCCGAAGACCGGCCGTTTCGTGCTGTCCGACGGGCGCAACATCCTGGCCGGCGGCACCATCGCGCTGGAAGGCTATCCCGATCAGCGCCGTCTCGTCACCGTGCGCTCCAGCAACCTCACTGAGGTGGCGCATGGCGTCACCACCGCGCAACGCACCTTGCGCAACGGTCATCCCGGCGGAGTGTTGTGGCTGACGGGATTGTCGGGCGCCGGCAAATCGACGATCGCCATGGCGGTGGAGCAGGAACTGTTCCGGCGCGGCTTCCATGTCTTCGTGCTGGATGGCGACAATGTCCGCCGCGGCCTTTCCGCCAATCTCGGCTTCGCCCCCGAAGATCGCGCCGAGAACATCCGGCGTATCGGCGAAGTGGCGGCGTTGTTCGCCGAGTCTGGGCAGATCGTCATCACGGCCTTCATCTCGCCCTATCGCACCGACCGGCAGCGGGCACGCCAGGCGACGGAATCCCTGGCAGGCGATGCGGGGTCGGCAGATGCCACGACTTTTCACGAGATCTATATCAAGGCCGACCTCGCAACCTGCGAAGGGCGCGATCCGAAGGGGCTCTACCAGAAGGCCCGCGCGGGTGAGATCGCTGAGTTCACCGGGATCAGTGCGCCCTATGAATCGCCCCTGGCCCCCGAGCTGGTCGTTGATACGCAAAAACTGACCATTGCCGATGCCGTGACCAGTGTCGTTGCATATGTCGAAAGCCGTTTCCGCCGGGCTGGTTGA